The Halorussus gelatinilyticus genome contains the following window.
GTCACGGCGCGGGCGTCGTTCACGCCGATGCCGAAACCGGCGGCGGTCCCGATGGCCGCCCCGAGCGTGAACGACCAGCGCGGGTAGGCGATGGTGACGCCGGGTTCGAGGTTGAGGAGTTCGATGACCCCGAGCGTGACGACGAATCCGGCGAGACACCACGTCACGACGCGCGGATACGTGTCCGAGTCGAGGTCGATTCGGGGGAGTCGAACCCCGCCGTACAACAGCACTGCTCCGGGACCGCCGACGAGAACGAAGTCGATGACGGCGGCGAGAATCGGTCTACCTGTAGCGACGACGAACCCCGCGCGAGCGACGGCGACCGCGACGTACAGTCCACCCAAACCGGCGACGATGCGTTCACCGCCCACCGTAGAGACGAACCGCGACCAGTACCCCATTACCGACCGTCTGTCGATATGGGAAGATAGGCATTTCGTCTGCTCGACAGTTGACAGTCGCGGCACCGCCGCCGAACTCCGAGGACTCGTCCCGGTCGGCTACGGCGCGACGCCGACGGTCAACAGCGTCCCGAACTCCCGGTAGCGTTCCACCATGTCCTCTCGCGACGCCCAGTTCTCGGTCGGGAACTCGTCCGCGTCGGGAATCTCGGTCTCACGGTCGGGCACGTTGTCCTGCTCGGCGACATGGAGGCCCGCGTCGCGGAACGCCTCGCGGTACTCGCTCGCCGACCAGCGAGTCATCTCCACGTCGATGTTGTCCTGCCACGCGTGGGAGTGGACGTTCTCCTCGTAGTAGTTCACCGCACAGAAGAAGGTGCCGCCGGGCCGGAGGACCCGCGCGACCTCCCGAAGGGCCTCGCGGGGGTCGCTCGCGTAGTAGAACGCCTCCATCGTGAAGACGTGGTCCACGCTGTCGTCGGCGAACGGCAGGTGGTCGAAGTCGCCGACGAGGAAGCCGACCCGCGGGTCGTCGGTGTACCCGGTCGCGTTGCGCGCCATCTCCGGCGAGCCGTCGAGTCCGTAGGCCCGGCCCGCGCCCTTGGTGTCCCGGAGCGCGCGGACGGCGTACCCGCTCCCGGTGCCCAAGTCCAGCACGGTGTCGCCCTCCTCCACGGGCATCCGGGCCAGCACGTTCTTCGCGGTGTTCCAGTGGCGGTCCTCCATCCCCTTGTCGCGGCCGTCGGCCGCCCAGTCGTCGAACTCCTCGCGGACGCTCATGGACGTGTGGAGGGAGTTGACCGACAAAACGGATTCGGAACGGGACCGCGGCGGGCCGAGCGGTCGCGGTCGCGGCGACCGCCCGCCGCGGCCCCGACGCCGGAACTATCGGGGGCGCGAGACGGGCACGAGGACCGCGAGGAGGGCACGGGGCTTTTACCCTCGCGGTGTGTCACGTCGCGTATGGTCGGACGAAAGAAGCGGTACGCGCTGGCCGACTCCGCCCAGCAGATCGTCGGCGGGTTCCTGCTGGCGGGACCGTTCGTCGTCACCGCGGAGGTGTGGGAACTCGCCGCGAACATGTCGAACGTCCAAGGCGCGCTCGCGGTCGTCATCGTCTTCCTCATCGGGTACGGCGCGCTCTACAAGGCCGACGACGACCGGGACCCCGACCGCGAGTCCGAGGTCGCGGGCGTTCCGACGCGGTTCGTCTCGCTGATGGTCGTCTCGTTCGGGTCGGTCGCCATCCTCGCGTTCGTCTTCGCGGCCCCCGAGACGTTTCTGGGCGGCCTCTGGCCGGCCGGGGAGGTCTCGATGAATCGCGTCACGGTCACGCTGAAGGCCATCTCGGTCGGAGCCATCTTCAGCGTCGTCGGCGCGGCCACGGCGGACAGCGTGTTCTGACGGAGTGCTTCCGACGACCCGACTCCCGCTCCCCGATTGCTTCGCCGAGCGGAATCCTCGCCGACGGTGGACCCGCATTCTTAAGTCGCCTGCACGTATTATCCGTGGATATGGATTATCAACTCGCCATCGAAAACACGCCCGAGACGATACCCGGTGGCACTGGCGTCCTCCTCCTGCATCCGAGTACTGGCGAAACGGACCGCATCGACACGGACTTCCTGAAGACCGACACCGACCACTTCCTCGTCATCTCGACGCGAACCACCGCCCGCGAGGTCAAGCAGAAACTCGACCACTACGACGTAGACGAGAGCAAGGCCGAGATTCTCGACACGCTGAGCATCGAACGCGGCTATTCGCGCCGAAGCACCGAGAACGTCCACTACGTCTCCTCGCCCGACGACTTGGAGGGCGTCCTCGACATCACCCGCGAGTTCCTCGAATCGACCGACGGCAAGCGCCGCATCAGCCTCGACTCCATCACCGAGATGGCCTACTACGCCGACGAGTCGCAGGTACGCGACGTGATTCGCCAAATCTTGGGTCTCCTGCGCGAACACGACGCGGTCGGCCTCTTCCACCTCTCGAAGGGCGTCCACGACGAG
Protein-coding sequences here:
- a CDS encoding class I SAM-dependent methyltransferase, encoding MSVREEFDDWAADGRDKGMEDRHWNTAKNVLARMPVEEGDTVLDLGTGSGYAVRALRDTKGAGRAYGLDGSPEMARNATGYTDDPRVGFLVGDFDHLPFADDSVDHVFTMEAFYYASDPREALREVARVLRPGGTFFCAVNYYEENVHSHAWQDNIDVEMTRWSASEYREAFRDAGLHVAEQDNVPDRETEIPDADEFPTENWASREDMVERYREFGTLLTVGVAP
- a CDS encoding DUF2391 domain-containing protein codes for the protein MVGRKKRYALADSAQQIVGGFLLAGPFVVTAEVWELAANMSNVQGALAVVIVFLIGYGALYKADDDRDPDRESEVAGVPTRFVSLMVVSFGSVAILAFVFAAPETFLGGLWPAGEVSMNRVTVTLKAISVGAIFSVVGAATADSVF
- a CDS encoding DUF7090 family protein; amino-acid sequence: MDYQLAIENTPETIPGGTGVLLLHPSTGETDRIDTDFLKTDTDHFLVISTRTTAREVKQKLDHYDVDESKAEILDTLSIERGYSRRSTENVHYVSSPDDLEGVLDITREFLESTDGKRRISLDSITEMAYYADESQVRDVIRQILGLLREHDAVGLFHLSKGVHDEEHVEKFMGLFDAIIDLDRDGDVNSDFESV